One stretch of Celeribacter baekdonensis DNA includes these proteins:
- a CDS encoding LysR family transcriptional regulator, with translation MSDRLQAYEIFAELMDRRNFSQTSRALNVPQATVSKQIAALEASLGIQLFIRSTRRMYPTREAEELIPHVRHMLDARAEVMRVAHGELPRISGTMRISAPHSYGRRVLLPLLIEFLELYPGLTVDVTLHRRPPDLLDAKLDLAIIGTPALEGPYRQRLLSNHHWIVVGAPDYLRNHGRPSIPLELEQHALLVPRAYPSDVLTFDSEDGRQSITICSRLQGNDVDFAEGAAWQNVGLAILPDWIIHSKPALEQVLPDYVLAPIPIRIVFPEAKIFPRRLRALIDFLISRVGSM, from the coding sequence ATGAGCGATCGGCTTCAGGCCTACGAAATCTTCGCCGAACTCATGGATCGCAGGAATTTTTCCCAGACCTCACGAGCATTGAACGTTCCGCAGGCTACGGTCAGCAAGCAGATCGCCGCGCTCGAAGCCTCTCTGGGAATTCAGCTTTTCATTCGTTCCACCCGGCGAATGTACCCGACGAGAGAAGCGGAGGAACTGATACCTCATGTACGACACATGTTGGACGCCCGCGCCGAGGTGATGCGCGTCGCCCACGGAGAGCTCCCGCGTATCTCCGGGACCATGCGAATTTCTGCGCCGCATTCGTACGGTCGGCGAGTGCTGCTACCGCTCTTGATCGAGTTCCTGGAGCTTTATCCCGGGCTGACTGTCGATGTCACGCTACACCGCCGCCCCCCAGACCTGCTTGATGCAAAGCTTGACCTCGCCATCATTGGCACCCCAGCACTGGAAGGTCCGTACCGACAGCGCTTGCTCAGCAATCATCACTGGATTGTGGTGGGCGCGCCGGACTATCTGAGAAATCACGGGCGCCCGTCGATTCCGCTCGAGCTAGAGCAGCATGCGCTCCTCGTGCCACGGGCTTACCCATCTGATGTGCTTACCTTCGACTCGGAGGACGGACGCCAGTCGATCACCATTTGCTCAAGGTTGCAGGGGAACGATGTCGATTTTGCTGAAGGCGCTGCATGGCAAAACGTCGGTCTGGCAATTTTACCGGATTGGATTATTCATTCTAAGCCAGCACTCGAACAAGTTTTACCCGACTATGTGCTGGCACCAATTCCGATCCGAATAGTCTTTCCTGAGGCCAAAATTTTCCCGCGTCGACTCCGTGCGCTCATAGATTTTCTGATCTCGCGTGTCGGCAGTATGTAA
- a CDS encoding PaaX family transcriptional regulator, which translates to MTDPLLTVSPPRAPDFIVTIYGDVVEPRGGTLWMGALIECCAEHGISESLVRTAVSRLVSSGRLEGARLGRKSFYRLSTAAQAEFRDAARILFDSPPTPESWLVALREPDACGEAPFPWVRLASGVALAPARTDLRAIDGVIFEAHPVSGHIPALAAQNWPLCDVATAYKRVIDRYAHLMERLDEATASGSTALTLRLRLVDDYRRAALADPQLPLHACPDEWPADAAQDLFTRLYLALSPAADRHIAAQFQNQSGFLPRDTKATLTRLARLRASLA; encoded by the coding sequence ATGACCGACCCTCTTCTCACCGTATCGCCCCCCCGCGCGCCCGATTTTATTGTGACGATATACGGCGACGTGGTTGAACCTCGCGGCGGAACGCTATGGATGGGCGCGCTCATTGAGTGTTGTGCTGAACACGGTATCAGCGAAAGCTTAGTGCGCACCGCCGTGTCGCGGCTCGTCAGTTCGGGACGGCTGGAGGGTGCGCGCTTGGGACGCAAAAGTTTTTACCGCCTCTCGACTGCTGCCCAAGCCGAATTTCGCGATGCCGCTCGCATTCTTTTCGATTCACCCCCGACACCCGAAAGCTGGCTCGTCGCGCTTCGTGAGCCCGATGCTTGCGGCGAAGCGCCATTCCCATGGGTGCGTCTAGCCTCGGGTGTTGCTCTGGCTCCAGCAAGGACCGACTTGCGCGCCATTGATGGCGTGATCTTTGAAGCGCATCCCGTGTCCGGACACATACCTGCATTGGCTGCGCAGAACTGGCCCCTGTGCGATGTCGCCACCGCTTACAAGCGTGTCATTGATCGCTACGCTCATCTGATGGAGCGGCTTGATGAAGCGACGGCCAGTGGGAGTACGGCATTGACATTGCGGCTAAGGCTTGTCGATGACTATCGGCGTGCCGCGTTGGCGGATCCGCAACTGCCACTGCATGCTTGCCCGGATGAATGGCCTGCCGATGCGGCCCAGGATCTTTTCACGCGATTGTATCTCGCGCTTTCTCCGGCAGCCGACAGGCATATTGCCGCGCAGTTCCAGAATCAGAGCGGATTTCTGCCACGCGATACCAAGGCCACGTTGACCAGACTTGCCCGGTTACGGGCGTCGCTTGCATGA
- the pcaF gene encoding 3-oxoadipyl-CoA thiolase — MPEAFICDAVRTPVGRYGGALSGVRADDLAAIPLRALIDRNPDVDWAQIDDVILGCANQAGEDNRNVARMAALLAGVPIEVPGTTVNRLCGSGMDAIGLAARTIRAGDGDILLAGGVESMSRAPFVVAKATSAFSRNAEIYDTTIGWRFKNPKMDTVFGTHSMPETADNVAEEYGISRADQDAFAARSQARWAKAQAAGVFAEEIVPVRIPQRKGDPLIVDTDEHPRPGTTAESLARLRGVNGPELSVTAGNASGVNDGAAGVIVASEAAAKANGLTPKARVVAMAAAGVAPRIMGVGPVPATHRVLARAGMSLEQMDVIELNEAFAAQGLAVLRELGLSDDAAHVNANGGAIAIGHPLGMSGARLVLTATRQLHRTGGRYALCTMCVGVGQGIAMIIERI, encoded by the coding sequence ATGCCAGAAGCTTTCATCTGTGATGCGGTGCGGACTCCGGTCGGCCGATATGGCGGAGCGCTGTCAGGGGTGCGGGCGGATGATCTTGCCGCAATCCCATTGCGCGCGTTGATCGACCGCAATCCCGACGTGGATTGGGCACAGATTGATGACGTGATCTTGGGCTGTGCAAACCAAGCCGGCGAAGACAACCGCAACGTGGCGCGCATGGCGGCACTTTTGGCCGGTGTCCCGATCGAAGTGCCGGGCACCACCGTCAATCGTTTGTGTGGGTCGGGGATGGATGCCATCGGGCTTGCCGCCCGGACCATCCGCGCTGGCGATGGAGACATTTTGCTGGCGGGAGGCGTTGAAAGCATGAGCCGGGCACCCTTTGTGGTCGCCAAGGCCACATCGGCGTTTTCGCGCAATGCCGAGATTTACGATACGACCATCGGCTGGCGGTTCAAAAACCCCAAGATGGACACAGTTTTTGGCACGCATTCAATGCCGGAAACCGCTGACAATGTGGCCGAGGAGTACGGCATAAGCCGCGCCGATCAGGATGCGTTTGCTGCGCGCAGTCAGGCCCGTTGGGCCAAGGCTCAGGCGGCTGGTGTGTTTGCCGAGGAAATAGTCCCAGTCCGCATCCCGCAACGCAAGGGCGATCCGCTGATTGTAGACACCGATGAACATCCGCGCCCGGGTACGACGGCTGAGAGCCTTGCGAGATTGCGTGGCGTGAACGGCCCGGAACTGAGCGTGACAGCGGGCAATGCCAGCGGCGTGAATGACGGCGCTGCGGGTGTGATCGTTGCCTCAGAAGCTGCGGCTAAGGCCAATGGTCTGACGCCTAAGGCGCGCGTTGTCGCCATGGCGGCGGCAGGTGTTGCGCCGCGCATCATGGGGGTGGGACCGGTGCCCGCAACACACCGGGTTCTGGCGCGTGCGGGAATGAGCCTTGAACAGATGGACGTGATTGAATTGAATGAGGCCTTTGCCGCACAGGGGCTTGCCGTGCTGCGCGAACTTGGCCTGTCCGATGACGCCGCCCATGTAAACGCAAATGGTGGGGCCATTGCGATAGGTCACCCGCTGGGTATGTCAGGCGCGCGTCTGGTTCTGACGGCGACCCGACAACTCCACCGCACGGGTGGGCGCTATGCGCTTTGCACCATGTGTGTGGGCGTCGGGCAGGGTATCGCCATGATTATCGAACGTATTTGA